One Rhododendron vialii isolate Sample 1 chromosome 2a, ASM3025357v1 genomic region harbors:
- the LOC131316621 gene encoding short-chain dehydrogenase TIC 32, chloroplastic-like, whose protein sequence is MWIFGRKSPSGFSASSTAEEVTQGIDGTGLTAIVTGASSGIGTETTRVLALRGVHVVMAVRNTDKGGKVREAILKENPSATIDVMELDLSSMASVRKFASEYTCSGLPLNILINNAGAMVPFMLTQDNIEMQFGTNHIGHFLLTNLLLETMKSTALESQREGRIVNVSSLAHRLPYREGIRFEKINDESSYRMWLAYGQSKLANILHANELAKRLKEQGVKITSNSLHPGTIATNFLHQRTILSCLVKTIAEYMGKNLQQGTATTCYVVLHPQVKGVSGEFFSDCNIAKQSALAKDEELAKKLWDFSLSLTNTK, encoded by the exons ATGTGGATTTTTGGGAGAAAAAGCCCATCTGGGTTCTCAGCCTCTTCTACTGCTGAGGAAGTTACCCAAGGAATTGATGGTACTGGCCTCACTGCTATAGttacag GTGCATCAAGCGGTATTGGCACAGAGACTACACGCGTCCTCGCCTTGCGTGGTGTTCATGTAGTTATGGCAGTTAGAAATACAGATAAGGGTGGAAAAGTCAGAGAAGCTATACTAAAGGAAAACCCCAGTGCTACAATCGACGTTATGGAATTAGATCTCAGCTCAATGGCATCTGTTAGGAAATTTGCTTCAGAATATACGTGCTCGGGCCTTCCTTTGAACATCCTTAT TAACAATGCAGGGGCCATGGTTCCTTTCATGCTCACACAAGACAACATAGAAATGCAGTTTGGAACTAACCATATAG GTCATTTTCTATTGACAAATCTTTTGTTGGAGACCATGAAAAGTACGGCACTTGAAAGCCAGAGAGAAGGAAGGATTGTTAATGTGTCATCATTGGCTCATCGGCTTCCATACCGTGAAGGAATTCGTTTTGAAAAAATCAATGACGAATCTAG TTACCGGATGTGGTTAGCTTATGgacaatcaaagctcgctaacATATTGCATGCTAATGAGCTGGCCAAGCGCTTGAAG GAACAAGGGGTCAAGATAACTTCTAATTCACTTCATCCTGGAACCATTGCAACCAACTTTCTGCATCAACGTACCATTCTCAGCT GTTTGGTGAAGACGATTGCTGAATACATGGGGAAAAATCTTCAACAG GGAACAGCAACCACATGCTACGTGGTATTGCATCCGCAAGTTAAAGGGGTTAGCGGAGAGTTTTTTTCTGACTGTAATATAGCAAAACAGAGTGCTTTGGCTAAAGATGAAGAATTAGCAAAGAAATTATGGGATTTCAGCTTGAGCTTGACGAATACCAAGTGA